The following are encoded together in the Carboxydothermus pertinax genome:
- a CDS encoding TetR/AcrR family transcriptional regulator: MNHSIQKRMKKEEREQQILEAARNVFIEKGYRGATTVEIAQRAGISEVTLFRYFSSKQDIFMKSIEPILTETLQEVIQTSNRLSSKERIKQLLQDRITLISKHHRLIKMVLMEDQIDDELPSVHLISKMIRLLKQAISEIQVQKEKEEVILRLVMGMILTFLFMPENDKQKVNQIIAQMVDSICIENCKE, from the coding sequence TTGAATCATTCAATCCAAAAAAGAATGAAGAAAGAAGAACGTGAACAACAAATTCTCGAAGCAGCTAGAAACGTATTTATTGAAAAGGGCTACAGAGGAGCAACGACGGTTGAAATTGCCCAAAGAGCAGGAATCTCAGAAGTTACTCTATTTCGTTATTTTTCATCCAAACAGGATATTTTTATGAAATCAATTGAACCGATTTTAACGGAAACGCTTCAAGAGGTGATTCAAACTTCAAATAGGCTTAGTTCAAAAGAACGAATCAAGCAGCTTTTACAAGATCGGATTACGTTGATATCCAAACATCATCGACTGATTAAAATGGTGTTAATGGAGGATCAGATTGATGATGAATTACCATCCGTTCACCTTATAAGCAAAATGATAAGGCTATTGAAACAAGCCATTTCCGAAATACAGGTGCAAAAGGAGAAGGAAGAAGTAATTTTGCGTTTAGTTATGGGAATGATATTAACTTTTTTGTTTATGCCGGAGAACGATAAGCAAAAAGTGAATCAAATTATTGCCCAAATGGTGGATTCAATCTGTATAGAAAATTGTAAGGAATAG
- a CDS encoding TipAS antibiotic-recognition domain-containing protein, whose translation MKRIFEWLGIRMEKRPMRIAAKEGRITMSDWEKFEGFKKELLEENERKYGKEIREKYGEEAVARSYEKFKNMTPEQYEELTKLGNDILENLKEALLTGDPAGELAQKTAALHHRWLTFFWDSYSKEAHAGLADMYVADERFKAYYDKVAPGAAEFMRDAIYVYTGMKK comes from the coding sequence ATGAAACGAATCTTTGAATGGTTAGGTATTCGCATGGAAAAACGACCGATGAGAATTGCTGCCAAGGAAGGGAGGATTACGATGAGTGATTGGGAGAAGTTTGAAGGCTTTAAAAAAGAATTATTGGAGGAAAATGAAAGAAAGTACGGTAAAGAAATCCGGGAAAAGTACGGGGAGGAAGCGGTTGCCCGCTCCTATGAAAAATTTAAAAATATGACACCTGAGCAATATGAGGAACTAACTAAACTTGGAAATGATATTTTAGAAAACCTAAAAGAGGCTCTTTTGACAGGTGATCCGGCAGGGGAACTTGCCCAGAAAACCGCGGCTCTCCATCATCGGTGGCTTACCTTTTTTTGGGACAGCTACAGCAAAGAAGCCCATGCCGGGTTAGCCGATATGTATGTTGCCGATGAGCGGTTTAAAGCGTACTACGATAAAGTAGCGCCGGGAGCGGCCGAATTTATGCGGGATGCTATTTATGTTTATACCGGGATGAAAAAATAG
- a CDS encoding DUF421 domain-containing protein, whose translation MSFFLFSIIISLRILRQRLGSDLLVFHPYGQIIFSSVIVYLFIVLLIRLFGKQELAQLSIFDLVFIMLIGNAVQNAMVGNDTTLSGGLVAAASLFLINYLVKYLTYRFPKISKMIQGEAIMLIYQGKVIKENMAKAKISLEEIHEAIREHGVSSVEDVDLAVLEIDGSISVLSNEFRRKTSKKRKAHKVISKSDV comes from the coding sequence TTGAGCTTTTTTCTTTTTTCCATTATAATTAGTCTAAGAATTTTAAGGCAACGGTTGGGAAGTGATCTTTTGGTTTTTCATCCCTATGGGCAAATAATTTTTAGTTCGGTAATCGTTTACCTCTTTATTGTCCTTCTAATTCGGCTTTTTGGAAAGCAAGAATTAGCCCAGCTTTCAATATTCGACCTGGTTTTTATAATGTTAATCGGAAACGCAGTGCAAAATGCCATGGTTGGCAATGATACAACTTTATCCGGAGGCCTTGTTGCTGCCGCCTCCCTCTTTTTAATAAACTACCTTGTTAAATATTTGACTTATCGGTTCCCTAAGATTAGCAAAATGATCCAGGGAGAAGCAATAATGTTAATTTATCAGGGTAAAGTAATTAAAGAAAATATGGCAAAAGCCAAGATCTCTTTAGAAGAAATCCATGAAGCCATCCGCGAACACGGGGTTTCTTCGGTAGAAGATGTCGACTTAGCCGTTTTAGAAATTGATGGCAGCATTAGTGTTCTCTCCAATGAATTTAGACGAAAAACCTCAAAAAAACGTAAAGCTCATAAGGTTATCTCCAAAAGCGATGTTTAA
- a CDS encoding class I SAM-dependent methyltransferase, with protein sequence MDKDKLQEIYLKEEYYWRTEPNELSRKVLKYIPEDQRKERKLVDIGAGEGRDSVFFAKEGFEVLAVDISPAGLMKAEKLASKEKVAIKTLDADINDLIMPKEVDIIYSIGTLQYLHPQNRNRQFQHLKEKTRDGGLHILFAFIEHPEVEIAPDWGKNEYLYGREELQSYDKEWDILDTYEYIFDCSSSSIPHRHAARVIIAKYGSVTPISLIKKFFFVISLSIFSKT encoded by the coding sequence TTGGACAAAGATAAGCTGCAGGAAATTTACCTCAAGGAAGAATATTACTGGAGGACCGAGCCAAACGAATTATCAAGAAAAGTATTAAAGTATATCCCGGAAGACCAGAGAAAAGAGAGAAAATTAGTCGACATAGGTGCCGGGGAAGGGCGGGATAGCGTCTTTTTTGCTAAAGAAGGTTTTGAGGTTTTGGCGGTGGATATATCCCCGGCGGGTCTTATGAAAGCCGAAAAACTTGCAAGTAAGGAAAAAGTAGCGATAAAGACTTTAGACGCGGACATAAACGACCTGATAATGCCGAAAGAAGTAGATATTATTTATTCTATCGGTACGCTGCAGTATCTACATCCTCAAAATAGAAACCGTCAATTTCAGCATCTAAAAGAAAAGACCAGAGATGGAGGACTACATATCTTATTTGCCTTTATTGAGCATCCGGAAGTAGAGATAGCCCCCGACTGGGGTAAAAACGAATATTTATACGGCCGGGAAGAACTCCAAAGCTATGACAAAGAGTGGGACATCCTTGACACCTATGAATATATTTTTGACTGCAGTTCCAGCAGTATTCCGCACCGCCACGCTGCCCGGGTCATAATAGCCAAATATGGATCTGTTACACCAATATCTTTGATTAAAAAGTTTTTTTTCGTTATTTCCCTATCAATATTTTCAAAAACATAG
- a CDS encoding ImmA/IrrE family metallo-endopeptidase: MNYDKIKFEAAETRKILGIGPYDRVDIFRVLRDIENISLIITKIRGNISGFFMRYKNTGLIVINASRSLGHQYFTAAHEYYHLKYDKGMSAKVCPINKFDDEYQNERDANLFAAQLLVPDEALGYMIQKRTKGRSLTLNDVIFLENYFQVSHKLMLLRLREIGAITSKQVEAMEKNIIKNAALLGYNTELYRNTEDKGTQIYSEYAELARTLLETGKITYGKYEELLLDGGYGDILFGENEDLEGTENAFKDANSI; encoded by the coding sequence ATGAATTATGATAAAATCAAGTTCGAAGCAGCTGAAACCAGAAAAATACTTGGAATTGGACCATATGATAGGGTAGATATCTTTAGAGTATTAAGAGATATTGAAAACATCTCTCTAATAATAACCAAAATAAGAGGTAATATCTCTGGCTTTTTTATGCGTTATAAAAATACAGGGCTTATCGTAATAAATGCCAGTAGAAGCCTTGGTCATCAATATTTTACTGCTGCACATGAATATTATCATCTTAAATATGATAAGGGGATGTCGGCAAAAGTTTGTCCTATTAATAAATTTGATGACGAGTACCAAAATGAAAGGGACGCAAATTTATTTGCCGCTCAACTCCTGGTTCCTGATGAAGCTCTTGGTTATATGATACAAAAAAGAACTAAGGGAAGGTCCCTTACACTAAATGATGTAATATTTTTAGAAAACTATTTTCAGGTAAGTCATAAGTTAATGCTTCTCCGTTTAAGAGAAATTGGAGCTATAACCAGTAAGCAAGTTGAAGCCATGGAAAAAAACATAATTAAAAATGCAGCCTTACTTGGATATAATACTGAACTATATCGTAATACCGAAGATAAAGGGACACAAATTTATTCAGAATATGCAGAACTTGCCCGGACTCTTTTAGAAACCGGCAAAATTACCTATGGAAAATACGAAGAACTGCTTTTAGATGGTGGCTATGGGGATATTCTGTTCGGGGAAAATGAAGATTTAGAAGGTACTGAAAATGCATTTAAAGATGCCAATAGTATTTGA
- a CDS encoding helix-turn-helix domain-containing protein, producing the protein MDNSIFKNIGKKLQEARNKNGLTQEQVAKVLGINKVQLSYFENGAREINISLLQKLANLYGYSVEYFLGNEEINEPDIQIAFRAGDFIEEDLKIVSFAKTFLRNLHEMKSLLGR; encoded by the coding sequence ATGGATAATTCAATATTTAAAAATATTGGTAAAAAGTTGCAAGAAGCAAGAAATAAAAACGGTTTAACCCAAGAACAAGTTGCCAAAGTTTTAGGAATAAATAAAGTGCAGTTATCCTATTTTGAAAATGGAGCAAGGGAAATAAATATTTCCCTGCTGCAAAAACTGGCCAATTTGTACGGATATTCGGTTGAATATTTTCTCGGAAATGAAGAGATAAATGAACCAGATATCCAAATAGCTTTTAGAGCTGGTGATTTCATCGAAGAAGACCTTAAAATCGTATCTTTTGCCAAGACTTTTCTACGTAACTTACATGAGATGAAATCTCTCCTGGGGAGGTAA
- a CDS encoding type I restriction-modification system subunit M encodes MGQNNDGVLEFASVLWATADRLRNNMEPSEYKHIVLGLIFLKYISDAFKERQEELQTLVKDPGNPDYYCVSEEEAQYILEDKDEYLAANAFYVPPQARYEYLMANAQRSDIGKLIDEAMDLIEKENPKYLRGVLPKVYTRAPLDPHTLGEIVNLIGSIGFKKNEERDILGRVYEYFLTQFAKQEGKGGGQFFTPECVVKLLVEMIEPLHGRVFDPCCGSGGMFVQSMRFVEAHAGKKGDISVYGQESNPTTYRLCKMNLAIRGIEADIRLGNSYIDDQFKDLRADYILANPPFNDSAWGANRVADDVRWKYGLPPDSNANYAWIQHFIYHLAPNGVAGFVLANGSMTTSNSAEYEIRKRIIEENLVDCMVALPPQLFYTTGIPACLWFIRKGRKTREILFIDARKMGIMVDRTHRELTCKEIKKIAQTYHSWRNKKGYEDVKGFCASVPVEIIAQNDYVLAPGRYVGVEDTADDGIPFEEKMAELVEKLYRQMKEAKRLDEIIKANLEELGYGE; translated from the coding sequence ATGGGGCAAAACAACGACGGTGTACTGGAATTTGCATCGGTATTGTGGGCAACTGCCGATAGACTTCGCAATAATATGGAGCCTTCCGAATATAAGCATATTGTTTTGGGCCTTATCTTTTTAAAATATATTTCTGATGCCTTTAAAGAGCGGCAGGAAGAGTTACAAACTTTAGTCAAAGACCCTGGTAATCCTGATTATTATTGCGTAAGTGAAGAAGAAGCCCAGTATATTCTTGAAGATAAGGATGAGTATCTGGCTGCCAACGCGTTTTATGTTCCACCGCAGGCGCGCTATGAATACTTAATGGCCAATGCCCAGCGGAGTGATATTGGCAAACTAATTGATGAAGCGATGGATTTAATTGAAAAAGAAAACCCCAAATATTTACGGGGGGTATTACCAAAGGTATATACCAGAGCTCCTCTTGATCCTCACACCCTTGGTGAAATTGTAAATTTAATCGGGAGTATTGGTTTTAAGAAAAACGAAGAAAGGGATATTTTAGGCAGGGTTTATGAATATTTTTTAACCCAGTTTGCCAAACAAGAGGGCAAAGGCGGCGGTCAGTTTTTTACTCCGGAATGTGTGGTAAAGCTTTTAGTGGAAATGATTGAACCGCTGCACGGCAGGGTTTTTGACCCCTGCTGCGGCTCTGGCGGTATGTTTGTCCAGAGTATGCGGTTTGTGGAGGCCCATGCGGGAAAAAAGGGGGACATTTCTGTCTATGGTCAGGAATCCAACCCCACTACTTACCGTCTTTGCAAGATGAACCTGGCAATTCGCGGGATTGAAGCGGACATCCGACTTGGAAATTCTTATATTGATGACCAGTTTAAAGATTTAAGGGCTGATTATATCTTAGCCAATCCTCCCTTTAACGACAGTGCCTGGGGGGCGAACCGGGTGGCGGACGATGTTCGCTGGAAATATGGTCTACCCCCGGATTCCAATGCCAATTATGCCTGGATTCAGCACTTTATCTATCACCTTGCCCCCAATGGAGTTGCGGGTTTTGTCCTGGCCAACGGTTCTATGACTACCAGTAATAGTGCGGAATATGAGATAAGAAAAAGAATTATTGAAGAAAACCTTGTAGATTGTATGGTGGCTTTACCTCCACAGCTCTTTTATACCACCGGAATTCCTGCCTGTTTGTGGTTTATTAGAAAAGGCAGAAAAACCAGAGAAATCCTTTTTATAGATGCCCGGAAAATGGGGATCATGGTGGATAGGACCCATAGAGAACTTACCTGTAAGGAAATAAAGAAAATTGCTCAAACCTATCACAGCTGGCGCAATAAAAAAGGATATGAAGATGTTAAGGGCTTTTGTGCTTCGGTGCCGGTAGAAATTATTGCTCAGAATGATTACGTCCTTGCTCCCGGAAGGTATGTAGGGGTAGAAGATACCGCCGATGATGGCATACCTTTTGAGGAAAAAATGGCGGAACTTGTGGAAAAACTTTATCGGCAAATGAAAGAAGCTAAAAGACTTGATGAGATTATAAAAGCAAATCTGGAGGAGTTGGGATATGGGGAGTAA
- a CDS encoding restriction endonuclease subunit S, which produces MGSKDVAFNLSENNLPEGWGIRKLSEIAEINSTCLKKGDKIGKIQYVDISSVGERRILKKVEYSFENAPSRARRKVEDGDTIISTVRPNLKAYAYIKNPPKNLIVSTGFAVVRPKEDYKKYYYYYLTSDQYINYLVLNTRGSAYPAVNVKTIEESNVIFPTSLEAKKIGEILSAFDDKIELNNEMNKTLEEIAKTIFKRWFIDFEFPNEKGKPYKSSGGEFVESELGPIPKGWRVGKLGEIIEITSGKRPVSRKEYRDIVHKIPLVGASSIMGYVKEILYNEPVIIIGRVGTLGVVQRFNEPIWASDNTLVIKSNYHEYVYQLLKLLDYNSLNRGSTQPLLTQNDIKNLPVIIAEKNVILEFEKVSNSIYRRVNFNKKMNDILSQLRDTLLPKLISGEIRVV; this is translated from the coding sequence ATGGGGAGTAAAGATGTAGCCTTTAATTTGTCAGAAAATAATTTGCCTGAGGGTTGGGGTATAAGGAAACTTTCTGAAATAGCTGAAATAAATTCTACATGCCTAAAAAAAGGTGACAAAATAGGTAAAATTCAATATGTCGATATATCTTCAGTTGGTGAGAGACGAATTTTAAAAAAGGTAGAATATAGTTTTGAAAATGCTCCAAGTAGAGCAAGAAGGAAAGTGGAAGATGGTGATACGATAATTTCAACGGTAAGACCTAACTTAAAAGCATATGCCTATATAAAAAATCCACCGAAAAACTTGATTGTTTCAACTGGATTTGCGGTAGTTAGACCTAAAGAAGATTATAAAAAATACTATTATTATTACTTAACGTCAGACCAATATATTAATTATTTAGTTTTAAACACTAGGGGTTCTGCTTATCCTGCGGTTAATGTTAAGACTATTGAAGAATCTAATGTGATATTTCCGACTTCTTTAGAGGCAAAAAAAATTGGAGAGATTCTTTCAGCATTTGACGATAAAATAGAACTCAACAACGAAATGAATAAAACGCTGGAAGAAATAGCTAAGACTATTTTTAAACGCTGGTTCATTGATTTTGAGTTTCCCAACGAAAAGGGTAAGCCGTATAAATCCAGCGGGGGAGAGTTTGTAGAGAGTGAATTGGGACCGATACCGAAAGGTTGGAGGGTTGGGAAGTTAGGAGAAATTATTGAAATTACCAGTGGGAAAAGACCAGTTTCTCGAAAAGAATATAGGGATATAGTGCACAAAATTCCATTAGTTGGTGCAAGTTCAATAATGGGTTATGTAAAAGAAATATTATATAATGAACCAGTTATTATAATTGGGAGAGTAGGTACATTAGGGGTAGTACAAAGATTTAATGAACCGATATGGGCATCAGATAATACGCTTGTAATTAAAAGTAACTATCATGAATATGTATACCAATTACTAAAATTATTAGATTATAACTCACTTAATCGTGGTTCGACTCAACCATTATTGACACAAAATGATATAAAAAATTTACCGGTAATAATAGCCGAAAAAAATGTTATTCTGGAATTTGAAAAAGTAAGTAATAGCATTTATAGAAGAGTTAATTTTAACAAAAAAATGAATGATATCTTATCCCAGCTTCGCGATACCCTGCTTCCCAAACTTATTTCCGGCGAAATCAGGGTGGTTTAG
- a CDS encoding type I restriction endonuclease subunit R: protein MNLNQNFESVVEEAAINWFCDIGYEYLPGSEIPVEDREDFREVILKNRLYNALIKINPGLPLSCIEDAIRQLKNFQYPRIELNNREIHKIYRNGAIVTRRRSDGEEVGEIVKIFDYENPENNDFLVCNQVKIKGTGVRIPDIVVYINGLPVGVFELKNPLDETATIEGAYRQLELYKRDIPDLFAYNEICAVSDGTEAKAGTLTASWERFAAWKSIDGVQKIEGMPALEVLIKGMFAKNRVLDLIRNFITFTMAKDEVVKIMAMYHQYYGVNRAVEETIRAVSPTGDRRIGTFWHTQGSGKSLSMVFYTGKIIELKELQNPTVVVITDRNDLDDQLYNTFCSASDLIPYPKQIESVEDLKEKLSQVAAGGIFFTTIQKFQAETDESLEIRDPKLKRSINKGKTYPLLSDRSNIIVIVDEAHRSHYEFIDGFARNIRQAFPNASFIGFTGTPIDFEDKSTLQVFGDYISIYDMKQAVEDKAIVPIYYEGRLVKLHLINEDIDREFEEVTEGEEEEVKNKLKTKWAALEALVGTQERLETIAKDIVEYFEERCKVLEGKGMIVCMSRRICVDLYNEIIKLRPHWHSDDLDKGVIKIVMSGNASKDPKEFLPHLYTKSQIKEIEKRMKDPNDPLKLVIVRDMWLTGFDVPCLHTMYIDKPMKGHNLMQAIARVNRVFRDKPAGLVVDYIGIADDLKRALANYTRSTGKEAATLPIDEAIRIMQEKYDIVCSYFHGIDFSDWEEKSAGDKLYLLKQAMELINKDETTKKDFLEQCMALSKAFALVVPRKEAMHIRSEVAFFQAVRSNVVKYTPPKGLSIEELDSAVKQIISKGVAASDKPIDIFDAAGLKKPDLSILSEEFLDELMGYENKNLQIEVLRKLLNDEIRAKSRKNQVKYSSFKEMIEKVLNQYHNRAITSAEVIKHLIDLAREMRHMDQRAKEMDLTEEEIAFYDIVSQGREAILKDEDAKEIAREVVRIIKSKTEGQVDWTIKENIKASIRATVKRLLRRKGFKDQEELDNVVKLIIEQAVYLFEDAA from the coding sequence ATGAACCTTAATCAAAATTTTGAGAGTGTGGTGGAGGAAGCGGCAATAAATTGGTTTTGCGATATAGGCTACGAATACCTGCCTGGCAGCGAAATTCCTGTAGAGGACAGGGAAGATTTCCGGGAGGTTATCTTAAAAAACAGGCTTTACAATGCTCTTATAAAAATAAATCCTGGCCTGCCGCTTAGTTGTATTGAAGATGCTATCCGCCAGCTCAAAAACTTCCAATATCCCAGGATTGAGCTAAATAACAGGGAAATCCATAAAATTTACCGAAACGGTGCGATTGTTACAAGGCGCAGAAGTGACGGCGAAGAAGTGGGAGAGATAGTAAAAATCTTTGATTACGAAAATCCGGAAAACAACGATTTTCTTGTCTGCAATCAGGTAAAAATCAAGGGTACCGGAGTAAGAATCCCTGATATAGTGGTTTATATTAACGGCCTGCCGGTAGGAGTATTTGAGCTTAAAAACCCTTTGGATGAAACGGCAACGATTGAGGGAGCGTACCGACAGCTTGAGCTGTACAAGAGGGATATCCCTGACCTTTTTGCCTATAATGAAATCTGTGCTGTCTCCGATGGGACCGAAGCCAAAGCAGGGACCCTTACGGCCTCCTGGGAAAGATTTGCTGCCTGGAAATCAATTGACGGAGTCCAAAAGATTGAGGGAATGCCCGCCCTTGAAGTATTAATAAAAGGGATGTTTGCTAAAAACAGGGTGTTAGACCTCATCAGGAACTTTATTACTTTTACCATGGCTAAGGACGAAGTAGTAAAAATTATGGCGATGTATCACCAGTATTACGGGGTAAACAGGGCGGTAGAAGAAACTATTCGAGCGGTATCTCCCACCGGTGACCGGAGGATTGGTACCTTCTGGCATACCCAGGGGAGCGGTAAGAGCCTTTCGATGGTGTTTTATACCGGAAAGATTATCGAGCTAAAAGAACTTCAAAATCCAACCGTTGTGGTAATTACCGACCGAAACGACCTTGATGACCAGCTATATAATACTTTTTGCAGTGCCAGTGATTTAATCCCCTATCCAAAGCAAATAGAGAGTGTGGAAGACTTGAAAGAGAAACTTTCCCAGGTTGCCGCAGGGGGTATCTTTTTTACCACTATTCAAAAGTTCCAAGCGGAAACGGATGAAAGTTTAGAAATTCGTGACCCCAAGCTAAAAAGAAGTATAAATAAAGGTAAAACCTATCCTTTGCTTTCGGACCGCAGTAATATTATTGTTATTGTTGATGAGGCCCACCGTTCGCACTACGAATTTATCGATGGATTTGCCAGAAATATCCGGCAAGCCTTTCCCAATGCCAGTTTCATAGGCTTTACCGGGACGCCCATTGACTTTGAGGACAAGTCTACCCTCCAGGTTTTTGGCGATTATATCAGCATTTATGATATGAAGCAGGCGGTAGAAGATAAAGCTATTGTGCCCATATATTACGAAGGACGGCTGGTAAAACTTCACTTGATAAACGAAGATATTGACCGGGAGTTTGAAGAAGTAACGGAAGGCGAGGAAGAGGAAGTAAAGAATAAATTAAAAACAAAGTGGGCGGCATTAGAAGCTCTGGTTGGAACTCAGGAAAGACTGGAAACTATAGCCAAAGATATTGTGGAGTATTTTGAGGAAAGGTGTAAAGTTTTAGAAGGCAAGGGCATGATCGTCTGCATGAGCCGCAGGATTTGCGTTGACCTCTATAACGAAATAATAAAATTAAGACCCCACTGGCATAGCGATGATTTGGATAAAGGCGTAATTAAAATAGTCATGTCCGGGAATGCATCAAAAGACCCCAAAGAGTTTTTACCACACCTGTACACTAAATCCCAGATCAAAGAAATCGAAAAAAGGATGAAAGACCCCAATGATCCGTTAAAGCTGGTTATTGTCAGGGATATGTGGCTTACGGGCTTTGATGTTCCCTGTTTACATACCATGTATATCGACAAGCCCATGAAAGGACATAACTTGATGCAGGCAATTGCCAGGGTCAACAGGGTTTTTCGGGACAAGCCTGCCGGATTAGTAGTGGATTATATCGGTATTGCCGATGATTTAAAACGGGCTTTGGCGAACTATACCCGGAGTACTGGCAAGGAAGCGGCGACTTTGCCGATTGACGAAGCTATAAGGATTATGCAGGAGAAATATGATATTGTTTGTTCCTATTTTCACGGTATTGACTTTTCTGACTGGGAAGAAAAAAGTGCTGGGGATAAGCTTTATCTTTTAAAACAGGCGATGGAACTTATTAACAAAGATGAAACCACCAAGAAAGATTTTCTGGAACAGTGCATGGCGTTAAGTAAGGCTTTTGCCCTTGTGGTACCGCGGAAAGAAGCGATGCATATTCGTTCGGAGGTAGCCTTTTTCCAGGCAGTAAGGAGCAATGTCGTTAAATACACACCGCCCAAGGGATTGTCAATTGAGGAACTGGATAGTGCGGTAAAGCAAATTATTTCTAAAGGGGTTGCAGCCAGCGACAAACCCATTGATATCTTTGATGCGGCGGGGCTTAAAAAGCCGGATTTATCGATTTTAAGTGAAGAGTTTTTGGATGAATTAATGGGTTATGAAAATAAAAACTTGCAGATTGAGGTTTTGCGAAAACTTTTAAATGACGAAATTAGGGCTAAAAGCCGGAAAAATCAGGTAAAATATTCCTCTTTTAAAGAGATGATTGAAAAAGTTTTAAACCAGTATCACAACCGGGCTATCACCTCGGCAGAGGTTATAAAACACCTTATTGATTTAGCCAGAGAAATGCGGCACATGGACCAGCGGGCCAAAGAAATGGACTTAACCGAAGAGGAAATTGCTTTTTATGATATTGTCAGTCAGGGAAGAGAGGCCATCTTAAAGGATGAAGATGCCAAAGAAATTGCCCGGGAAGTGGTGAGGATAATAAAGAGCAAAACCGAAGGACAGGTAGACTGGACGATAAAAGAAAATATCAAGGCGTCAATACGGGCGACGGTAAAACGGCTTTTACGCAGAAAAGGCTTTAAAGACCAGGAAGAATTGGATAATGTGGTTAAGCTCATTATTGAGCAGGCGGTTTATCTTTTTGAAGATGCTGCATAA